A section of the Branchiostoma lanceolatum isolate klBraLanc5 chromosome 19, klBraLanc5.hap2, whole genome shotgun sequence genome encodes:
- the LOC136425311 gene encoding ubiquitin carboxyl-terminal hydrolase MINDY-1-like isoform X2, which produces MAENQESTPEVESMASVEGSEAKQSGVAGGNPEEGSGKLGDESGGLPEDDTQNTADSNCLPKESADATDGTKALNPPEASGTEEKETESLPEASIQRESSGIDAIIENREELSDASAESGGNVTTEVRQDHNKMQVDEDSGLNNDSETGEKISPESCMQVDPIAAIPSTSDGRGVEGEEPLGAEGGELSPGKVSAAQCLYQVKWIKWKGKDTPIVTQNENGPCPLLALMNVLFMTWKVQLPPGTEVVTSDQLMDYLGDCILSSAPKNCTEGQLLNYEQNFHDAMSVFHKLQTGLDVNVKFTGVRHFEYTPECIVFDLLGIVLYHGWLIDPQNLDIVTAVGNCSYNQLVEKIISSKSAKDSEVVSQGMMAEAYLESTASQLTYHGLAELSGTVKEGEFCVFFRNNHFSTMYKHKSELFLLVTDQGFLGEPNVVWETLSNVEGDSTFVDADFRTTVPNHGGSAQVPLSSQQQIDQVLKTVVSSLGDSFCTLARYAPLPQQSKQQMDQDYLVALTLQQEAAQDGEQQSAAMSDLELAKKLQEEEDARAQQLYAQQLQQQQQQQQQRQQQQQAAGAAQPQPLPTPAQAQPIPAGQPPRKKEDKCTIL; this is translated from the exons ATGGCCGAGAATCAAGAATCAACCCCAGAAGTCGAAAGCATGGCTAGCGTAGAAGGCTCAGAAGCGAAGCAATCGGGAGTAGCCGGAGGGAATCCCGAGGAAGGGTCGGGAAAACTCGGCGATGAATCGGGTGGCCTACCCGAAGATGACACTCAAAACACAGCTGATTCCAACTGTTTGCCCAAAGAGTCCGCTGACGCAACAGACGGGACTAAAGCCCTAAACCCACCGGAGGCGTCTGGAACTGAAGAAAAGGAGACCGAATCTTTACCAGAGGCTTCTATACAGCGGGAAAGTTCAGGCATCGACGCCATTATAGAAAATAGGGAAGAGCTATCCGACGCCTCTGCTGAAAGTGGCGGCAACGTTACGACAGAAGtacgacaagaccacaacaagaTGCAAGTCGATGAAGACAGCGGGCTGAACAATGACTCAGAAACTGGAGAAAAGATTAGTCCCGAATCTTGTATGCAAGTTGATCCAATCGCGGCCATACCAAGTACTTCTGATGGGAGAGGGGTGGAAGGGGAGGAACCATTAGGTGCGGAGGGGGGAGAGCTATCCCCAGGGAAGGTGTCTGCAGCGCAATGTCTCTACCAAGTCAAGTGGATAAAATGGAAAGGAAAAGACACCCCTATCGTGACGCAGAATGAGAATGGACCGTGCCCGTTGCTTGCTCTCATGAATGTACTTTTCATGACGTGGAAGGTGCAGCTACCCCCCGGAACAGAAGTGGTCACATCCGATCAGCTCATGGATTATTTAG GAGACTGTATACTCTCAAGTGCTCCCAAGAACTGCACGGAGGGACAGCTGTTAAACTACGAGCAGAATTTCCACGATGCCATGTCGGTCTTCCACAAGCTTCAGACTGGTCTGGATGTTAACGTCAAGTTCACCGGAGTCCGACACTTCGAATACACGCCAGAGTGTATAGTTTTCGATCTGTTAG GAATAGTTCTTTACCACGGCTGGCTAATCGACCCCCAGAACCTGGATATCGTGACTGCCGTCGGGAACTGTAGCTACAATCAGCTGGTAGAGAAGATCATCTCCAGCAAGTCAGCTAAGGACAGCGAGGTCGTCAGTCAAG gcaTGATGGCAGAGGCGTACCTCGAGAGCACTGCCTCCCAGCTGACATACCACGGCCTGGCGGAGCTGAGCGGCACGGTCAAGGAAGGGGAGTTCTGCGTCTTCTTCAGGAATAATCACTTCAGTACGATGTACAAACACAAG AGTGAGCTCTTCCTGCTGGTGACAGACCAGGGTTTCTTGGGAGAGCCCAACGTTGTGTGGGAGACACTTTCCAACGTAGAAG GTGATTCTACCTTTGTGGACGCTGACTTCAGGACGACCGTACCGAACCACGGGGGGTCCGCACAAGTGCCTTTGAGTTCCCAACAGCAGATCGATCAGGTACTGAAAACTGTCGTGAGCTCATTGGGCGATTCCTTCTGTACGCTCGCTAGGTATGCGCCGCTGCCTCAACAAAGCAAACAGCAAATGGACCAG GACTATCTTGTAGCGCTGACCCTTCAACAAGAGGCAGCCCAGGATGGAGAACAGCAGTCAGCAGCCATGTCAGA TCTGGAGCTTGCCAAGAAgctacaagaagaagaagatgcgaGAGCGCAGCAGTTGTATGCTCAGcagttacaacaacaacaacaacagcagcagcagagacaacaacaacaacaagctgcGGGTGCTGCCCAACCCCAACCCTTACCCACCCCGGCCCAGGCCCAGCCCATACCCGCCGGTCAACCACCCAGGAAGAAAGAG GATAAGTGTACGATTCTATGA
- the LOC136425311 gene encoding ubiquitin carboxyl-terminal hydrolase MINDY-1-like isoform X3, whose amino-acid sequence MAENQESTPEVESMASVEGSEAKQSGVAGGNPEEGSGKLGDESGGLPEDDTQNTADSNCLPKESADATDGTKALNPPEASGTEEKETESLPEASIQRESSGIDAIIENREELSDASAESGGNVTTEVRQDHNKMQVDEDSGLNNDSETGEKISPESCMQVDPIAAIPSTSDGRGVEGEEPLGAEGGELSPGKVSAAQCLYQVKWIKWKGKDTPIVTQNENGPCPLLALMNVLFMTWKVQLPPGTEVVTSDQLMDYLGDCILSSAPKNCTEGQLLNYEQNFHDAMSVFHKLQTGLDVNVKFTGVRHFEYTPECIVFDLLGIVLYHGWLIDPQNLDIVTAVGNCSYNQLVEKIISSKSAKDSEVVSQGMMAEAYLESTASQLTYHGLAELSGTVKEGEFCVFFRNNHFSTMYKHKSELFLLVTDQGFLGEPNVVWETLSNVEGDSTFVDADFRTTVPNHGGSAQVPLSSQQQIDQDYLVALTLQQEAAQDGEQQSAAMSDLELAKKLQEEEDARAQQLYAQQLQQQQQQQQQRQQQQQAAGAAQPQPLPTPAQAQPIPAGQPPRKKEAPSQPKPPTPPQPSQPVSTGGQPPAAPKKKEDKCTIL is encoded by the exons ATGGCCGAGAATCAAGAATCAACCCCAGAAGTCGAAAGCATGGCTAGCGTAGAAGGCTCAGAAGCGAAGCAATCGGGAGTAGCCGGAGGGAATCCCGAGGAAGGGTCGGGAAAACTCGGCGATGAATCGGGTGGCCTACCCGAAGATGACACTCAAAACACAGCTGATTCCAACTGTTTGCCCAAAGAGTCCGCTGACGCAACAGACGGGACTAAAGCCCTAAACCCACCGGAGGCGTCTGGAACTGAAGAAAAGGAGACCGAATCTTTACCAGAGGCTTCTATACAGCGGGAAAGTTCAGGCATCGACGCCATTATAGAAAATAGGGAAGAGCTATCCGACGCCTCTGCTGAAAGTGGCGGCAACGTTACGACAGAAGtacgacaagaccacaacaagaTGCAAGTCGATGAAGACAGCGGGCTGAACAATGACTCAGAAACTGGAGAAAAGATTAGTCCCGAATCTTGTATGCAAGTTGATCCAATCGCGGCCATACCAAGTACTTCTGATGGGAGAGGGGTGGAAGGGGAGGAACCATTAGGTGCGGAGGGGGGAGAGCTATCCCCAGGGAAGGTGTCTGCAGCGCAATGTCTCTACCAAGTCAAGTGGATAAAATGGAAAGGAAAAGACACCCCTATCGTGACGCAGAATGAGAATGGACCGTGCCCGTTGCTTGCTCTCATGAATGTACTTTTCATGACGTGGAAGGTGCAGCTACCCCCCGGAACAGAAGTGGTCACATCCGATCAGCTCATGGATTATTTAG GAGACTGTATACTCTCAAGTGCTCCCAAGAACTGCACGGAGGGACAGCTGTTAAACTACGAGCAGAATTTCCACGATGCCATGTCGGTCTTCCACAAGCTTCAGACTGGTCTGGATGTTAACGTCAAGTTCACCGGAGTCCGACACTTCGAATACACGCCAGAGTGTATAGTTTTCGATCTGTTAG GAATAGTTCTTTACCACGGCTGGCTAATCGACCCCCAGAACCTGGATATCGTGACTGCCGTCGGGAACTGTAGCTACAATCAGCTGGTAGAGAAGATCATCTCCAGCAAGTCAGCTAAGGACAGCGAGGTCGTCAGTCAAG gcaTGATGGCAGAGGCGTACCTCGAGAGCACTGCCTCCCAGCTGACATACCACGGCCTGGCGGAGCTGAGCGGCACGGTCAAGGAAGGGGAGTTCTGCGTCTTCTTCAGGAATAATCACTTCAGTACGATGTACAAACACAAG AGTGAGCTCTTCCTGCTGGTGACAGACCAGGGTTTCTTGGGAGAGCCCAACGTTGTGTGGGAGACACTTTCCAACGTAGAAG GTGATTCTACCTTTGTGGACGCTGACTTCAGGACGACCGTACCGAACCACGGGGGGTCCGCACAAGTGCCTTTGAGTTCCCAACAGCAGATCGATCAG GACTATCTTGTAGCGCTGACCCTTCAACAAGAGGCAGCCCAGGATGGAGAACAGCAGTCAGCAGCCATGTCAGA TCTGGAGCTTGCCAAGAAgctacaagaagaagaagatgcgaGAGCGCAGCAGTTGTATGCTCAGcagttacaacaacaacaacaacagcagcagcagagacaacaacaacaacaagctgcGGGTGCTGCCCAACCCCAACCCTTACCCACCCCGGCCCAGGCCCAGCCCATACCCGCCGGTCAACCACCCAGGAAGAAAGAG GCACCGTCACAACCTAAACCTCCGACCCCTCCTCAACCATCTCAGCCGGTCTCCACAGGGGGGCAACCCCCTGCTGCACCCAAGAAGAAAGAG GATAAGTGTACGATTCTATGA
- the LOC136425313 gene encoding uncharacterized protein isoform X1: MPNCIVCKNYNTKTKGRGISYHQFPQDEGRLQKWLAAVEPHLRPPWTVDRIRTRFTSRPEVCSEHFSPSCCIDNPKTKLVAYKVPIKVLLKDAVPTIFRENKSGESPDCQLSEKRIQLVQEKLQPVDPQLSEPSNELQSGPISRLGLQSGPITISKSEPLTEPIGGPDTQSGPISRPESMSRPEPQIVQIIKLRPTSGPISTFEPQSGPIIKLEPQSGPFSGPEAQSGPIRLPGPQIGPIMRPSSIPVQLFGPISIPKTQSGPISRLEIQTGPVIKRLKPQTRPTSNTPEPQIEPINELEQQTGPIFKSEPQSGQISSLKPLSGPIRTPEPQIGPIRTSEPQSGPISIPHTQTGPVNTLEPQTGPISTLHTQTGPISTPQQQPIDTNSDCVLFPVGPKISVLDIKMERPTQPADIKPFQCQHCDFTTTLKKDLDTHTVQHVFEKAFKCKICGHLAAFRSALKKHMFVHTREKPFKCDHCDYSSVSRKDLELHTAHQHTGEKQYKCNVCEYTTARKHNLNQHMNQHVSEKPFMCGECGFRTNYKYSLEKHMKVHICNLDKPHKCTQCSYGSFSKKHLQRHTRVRHTKNVKNKCVKSQSA, encoded by the exons ATGCCGAACTGTATTGTTTGCAAAAACTACAACACGAAGACGAAGGGCCGAGGAATAAGTTACCACCAGTTTCCTCAAGATGAAGGCAGGCTACAGAAGTGGCTGGCGGCTGTCGAACCCCACCTACGGCCGCCGTGGACAGTCGACAGAATTCGCACAAGATTTACAAGCCGACCTGAGGTGTGTTCAGAACACTTCTCGCCGAGTTGTTGTATCGACAACCCAAAGACGAAGCTTGTTGCGTACAAAGTCCCTATAAAAGTGCTTCTTAAGGATGCCGTGCCCACCATATTCAGAGAGAATAAGTCAGGAGAGTCGCCGGATTGCCAATTAAGTGAAAAGCGAATACAG CTTGTCCAAGAGAAACTCCAGCCTGTGGATCCTCAACTCTCTGAGCCCAGCAACGAGTTACAGTCTGGACCAATCAGCAGACTCGGTCTACAGAGTGGaccaatcacaattagcaaatCCGAACCACTAACTGAACCAATCGGCGGACCTGACACACAGTCGGGACCAATCAGCAGACCTGAATCAATGAGTAGACCTGAACCACAGATTGTACAAATCATCAAACTCAGGCCAACGAGTGGACCAATCAGCACATTTGAACCACAGTCTGGACCAATCATAAAACTTGAACCACAGTCTGGACCATTCAGCGGACCTGAAGCACAGTCTGGACCAATCAGATTACCCGGGCCACAGATTGGACCAATCATGAGACCAAGTAGCATACCTGTACAACTTTTTGGACCAATCAGTATACCCAAAACACAGTCTGGACCAATCAGCAGACTTGAAATACAGACTGGACCAGTCATCAAAAGACTTAAACCACAGACTAGACCAACCAGTAATACACCTGAACCACAGATAGAACCAATCAACGAACTTGAACAACAGACTGGACCAATCTTCAAATCTGAACCACAGTCTGGACAAATCAGCAGCCTTAAACCACTGTCTGGACCAATTAGAACACCGGAACCACAGATTGGACCAATCAGAACATCTGAACCACAGagtggaccaatcagcataccTCATACACAGACAGGTCCAGTCAACACACTGGAGCCACAAACTGGACCAATCAGCACACTTCATACACAAACTGGACCAATCAGCACACCTCAACAACAACCCATAGACACAAATTCAGACTGCGTTTTGTTTCCAGTTGGACCCAAAATATCTGTTCTTGACAT CAAGATGGAAAGACCTACCCAGCCAGCAGACATCAAGCCTTTCCAGTGTCAACACTGTGACTTTACAACAACTCTGAAGAAAGacctagacacacacacagtgcaACATGTCTTTGAAAAGGCCTTCAAGTGCAAAATCTGTGGCCACTTGGCAGCCTTTCGCAGTGCCTTGAAAAAGCACATGTTTGTACACACAAgagagaaacccttcaagtgcgACCACTGCGACTATTCGTCCGTCAGCAGAAAGGACTTAGAACTACACACTGCTCACCAACACACTGGCGAGAAGCAGTACAAGTGTAACGTTTGCGAATATACAACCGCTCGGAAACACAATTTGAACCAGCACATGAACCAGCATGTTAgcgagaaacccttcatgtgtggggagtgtgggttcaggacaAACTACAAGTACTCGCTAGAGAAACACATGAAGGTTCACATCTGCAATCTGGACAAGCCACACAAGTGTACACAGTGTAGTTATGGTAGTTTCAGTAAGAAACACTTACAGAGACATACACGAGTCCGCCATACTAAGAATGTGAAGAATAAATGTGTGAAGAGTCAAAGTGCATGA
- the LOC136425313 gene encoding transcriptional repressor CTCF-like isoform X2: MPNCIVCKNYNTKTKGRGISYHQFPQDEGRLQKWLAAVEPHLRPPWTVDRIRTRFTSRPEVCSEHFSPSCCIDNPKTKLVAYKVPIKVLLKDAVPTIFRENKSGESPDCQLSEKRIQLVQEKLQPVDPQLSEPSNELQSGPISRLGLQSGPITISKSEPLTEPIGGPDTQSGPISRPESMSRPEPQIVQIIKLRPTSGPISTFEPQSGPIIKLEPQSGPFSGPEAQSGPIRLPGPQIGPIMRPSSIPVQLFGPISIPKTQSGPISRLEIQTGPVIKRLKPQTRPTSNTPEPQIEPINELEQQTGPIFKSEPQSGQISSLKPLSGPIRTPEPQIGPIRTSEPQSGPISILHTQTGPISTPQQQPIDTNSDCVLFPVGPKISVLDIKMERPTQPADIKPFQCQHCDFTTTLKKDLDTHTVQHVFEKAFKCKICGHLAAFRSALKKHMFVHTREKPFKCDHCDYSSVSRKDLELHTAHQHTGEKQYKCNVCEYTTARKHNLNQHMNQHVSEKPFMCGECGFRTNYKYSLEKHMKVHICNLDKPHKCTQCSYGSFSKKHLQRHTRVRHTKNVKNKCVKSQSA; encoded by the exons ATGCCGAACTGTATTGTTTGCAAAAACTACAACACGAAGACGAAGGGCCGAGGAATAAGTTACCACCAGTTTCCTCAAGATGAAGGCAGGCTACAGAAGTGGCTGGCGGCTGTCGAACCCCACCTACGGCCGCCGTGGACAGTCGACAGAATTCGCACAAGATTTACAAGCCGACCTGAGGTGTGTTCAGAACACTTCTCGCCGAGTTGTTGTATCGACAACCCAAAGACGAAGCTTGTTGCGTACAAAGTCCCTATAAAAGTGCTTCTTAAGGATGCCGTGCCCACCATATTCAGAGAGAATAAGTCAGGAGAGTCGCCGGATTGCCAATTAAGTGAAAAGCGAATACAG CTTGTCCAAGAGAAACTCCAGCCTGTGGATCCTCAACTCTCTGAGCCCAGCAACGAGTTACAGTCTGGACCAATCAGCAGACTCGGTCTACAGAGTGGaccaatcacaattagcaaatCCGAACCACTAACTGAACCAATCGGCGGACCTGACACACAGTCGGGACCAATCAGCAGACCTGAATCAATGAGTAGACCTGAACCACAGATTGTACAAATCATCAAACTCAGGCCAACGAGTGGACCAATCAGCACATTTGAACCACAGTCTGGACCAATCATAAAACTTGAACCACAGTCTGGACCATTCAGCGGACCTGAAGCACAGTCTGGACCAATCAGATTACCCGGGCCACAGATTGGACCAATCATGAGACCAAGTAGCATACCTGTACAACTTTTTGGACCAATCAGTATACCCAAAACACAGTCTGGACCAATCAGCAGACTTGAAATACAGACTGGACCAGTCATCAAAAGACTTAAACCACAGACTAGACCAACCAGTAATACACCTGAACCACAGATAGAACCAATCAACGAACTTGAACAACAGACTGGACCAATCTTCAAATCTGAACCACAGTCTGGACAAATCAGCAGCCTTAAACCACTGTCTGGACCAATTAGAACACCGGAACCACAGATTGGACCAATCAGAACATCTGAACCACAGagtggaccaatcagcatac TTCATACACAAACTGGACCAATCAGCACACCTCAACAACAACCCATAGACACAAATTCAGACTGCGTTTTGTTTCCAGTTGGACCCAAAATATCTGTTCTTGACAT CAAGATGGAAAGACCTACCCAGCCAGCAGACATCAAGCCTTTCCAGTGTCAACACTGTGACTTTACAACAACTCTGAAGAAAGacctagacacacacacagtgcaACATGTCTTTGAAAAGGCCTTCAAGTGCAAAATCTGTGGCCACTTGGCAGCCTTTCGCAGTGCCTTGAAAAAGCACATGTTTGTACACACAAgagagaaacccttcaagtgcgACCACTGCGACTATTCGTCCGTCAGCAGAAAGGACTTAGAACTACACACTGCTCACCAACACACTGGCGAGAAGCAGTACAAGTGTAACGTTTGCGAATATACAACCGCTCGGAAACACAATTTGAACCAGCACATGAACCAGCATGTTAgcgagaaacccttcatgtgtggggagtgtgggttcaggacaAACTACAAGTACTCGCTAGAGAAACACATGAAGGTTCACATCTGCAATCTGGACAAGCCACACAAGTGTACACAGTGTAGTTATGGTAGTTTCAGTAAGAAACACTTACAGAGACATACACGAGTCCGCCATACTAAGAATGTGAAGAATAAATGTGTGAAGAGTCAAAGTGCATGA
- the LOC136425325 gene encoding kremen protein 2-like, with protein sequence MKVYTCALLVVVLIAVAKESSAAANCKYVGCLVNPWDPPRFTTSLVNGAEMSIEMCIKHCRDKKQQYAGLKGIGCGCGTQADVDAMEKAWYEDECNYNCRAGGGECGGSRRVSVYSTNPAPCKGRRELEVLSELTDTLEKLENVFKREMGETGDFEEEMRELEDMEAADMFEDEE encoded by the exons ATGAAGGTTTACACTTGCGCCCTGCTCGTTGTGGTACTTATCGCGGTGGCGAAAGAGAGCTCGGCCGCCGCCAATTGCAAGTACGTGGGTTGCTTAGTGAACCCCTGGGACCCACCACGCTTCACAACCAGCTTGGTGAACGGAGCAGAGATGAGCATCGAAATGTGCATTAAGCACTGTAGGGATAAGAAACAACAATATGCAG GATTGAAGGGTATTGGATGTGGTTGCGGGACGCAGGCTGACGTGGACGCAATGGAAAAAGCTTGGTATGAAGATGAGTGCAACTACAACTGCAGGGCAGGCGGGGGGGAATGTGGAGGCTCCCGCCGAGTGTCGGTCTACTCCACCAATCCAG CACCGTGTAAGGGCCGGAGGGAGCTTGAGGTTCTTAGCGAGTTGACCGACACCTTGGAGAAACTGGAGAATGTCTTCAAACGGGAGATGGGCGAGACTGgagattttgaagaagaaatgaGGGAGCTGGAAGACATGGAGGCCGCTGATATGTTTGAAGACGAGGAGTAA
- the LOC136425311 gene encoding ubiquitin carboxyl-terminal hydrolase MINDY-1-like isoform X1 — MAENQESTPEVESMASVEGSEAKQSGVAGGNPEEGSGKLGDESGGLPEDDTQNTADSNCLPKESADATDGTKALNPPEASGTEEKETESLPEASIQRESSGIDAIIENREELSDASAESGGNVTTEVRQDHNKMQVDEDSGLNNDSETGEKISPESCMQVDPIAAIPSTSDGRGVEGEEPLGAEGGELSPGKVSAAQCLYQVKWIKWKGKDTPIVTQNENGPCPLLALMNVLFMTWKVQLPPGTEVVTSDQLMDYLGDCILSSAPKNCTEGQLLNYEQNFHDAMSVFHKLQTGLDVNVKFTGVRHFEYTPECIVFDLLGIVLYHGWLIDPQNLDIVTAVGNCSYNQLVEKIISSKSAKDSEVVSQGMMAEAYLESTASQLTYHGLAELSGTVKEGEFCVFFRNNHFSTMYKHKSELFLLVTDQGFLGEPNVVWETLSNVEGDSTFVDADFRTTVPNHGGSAQVPLSSQQQIDQVLKTVVSSLGDSFCTLARYAPLPQQSKQQMDQDYLVALTLQQEAAQDGEQQSAAMSDLELAKKLQEEEDARAQQLYAQQLQQQQQQQQQRQQQQQAAGAAQPQPLPTPAQAQPIPAGQPPRKKEAPSQPKPPTPPQPSQPVSTGGQPPAAPKKKEDKCTIL; from the exons ATGGCCGAGAATCAAGAATCAACCCCAGAAGTCGAAAGCATGGCTAGCGTAGAAGGCTCAGAAGCGAAGCAATCGGGAGTAGCCGGAGGGAATCCCGAGGAAGGGTCGGGAAAACTCGGCGATGAATCGGGTGGCCTACCCGAAGATGACACTCAAAACACAGCTGATTCCAACTGTTTGCCCAAAGAGTCCGCTGACGCAACAGACGGGACTAAAGCCCTAAACCCACCGGAGGCGTCTGGAACTGAAGAAAAGGAGACCGAATCTTTACCAGAGGCTTCTATACAGCGGGAAAGTTCAGGCATCGACGCCATTATAGAAAATAGGGAAGAGCTATCCGACGCCTCTGCTGAAAGTGGCGGCAACGTTACGACAGAAGtacgacaagaccacaacaagaTGCAAGTCGATGAAGACAGCGGGCTGAACAATGACTCAGAAACTGGAGAAAAGATTAGTCCCGAATCTTGTATGCAAGTTGATCCAATCGCGGCCATACCAAGTACTTCTGATGGGAGAGGGGTGGAAGGGGAGGAACCATTAGGTGCGGAGGGGGGAGAGCTATCCCCAGGGAAGGTGTCTGCAGCGCAATGTCTCTACCAAGTCAAGTGGATAAAATGGAAAGGAAAAGACACCCCTATCGTGACGCAGAATGAGAATGGACCGTGCCCGTTGCTTGCTCTCATGAATGTACTTTTCATGACGTGGAAGGTGCAGCTACCCCCCGGAACAGAAGTGGTCACATCCGATCAGCTCATGGATTATTTAG GAGACTGTATACTCTCAAGTGCTCCCAAGAACTGCACGGAGGGACAGCTGTTAAACTACGAGCAGAATTTCCACGATGCCATGTCGGTCTTCCACAAGCTTCAGACTGGTCTGGATGTTAACGTCAAGTTCACCGGAGTCCGACACTTCGAATACACGCCAGAGTGTATAGTTTTCGATCTGTTAG GAATAGTTCTTTACCACGGCTGGCTAATCGACCCCCAGAACCTGGATATCGTGACTGCCGTCGGGAACTGTAGCTACAATCAGCTGGTAGAGAAGATCATCTCCAGCAAGTCAGCTAAGGACAGCGAGGTCGTCAGTCAAG gcaTGATGGCAGAGGCGTACCTCGAGAGCACTGCCTCCCAGCTGACATACCACGGCCTGGCGGAGCTGAGCGGCACGGTCAAGGAAGGGGAGTTCTGCGTCTTCTTCAGGAATAATCACTTCAGTACGATGTACAAACACAAG AGTGAGCTCTTCCTGCTGGTGACAGACCAGGGTTTCTTGGGAGAGCCCAACGTTGTGTGGGAGACACTTTCCAACGTAGAAG GTGATTCTACCTTTGTGGACGCTGACTTCAGGACGACCGTACCGAACCACGGGGGGTCCGCACAAGTGCCTTTGAGTTCCCAACAGCAGATCGATCAGGTACTGAAAACTGTCGTGAGCTCATTGGGCGATTCCTTCTGTACGCTCGCTAGGTATGCGCCGCTGCCTCAACAAAGCAAACAGCAAATGGACCAG GACTATCTTGTAGCGCTGACCCTTCAACAAGAGGCAGCCCAGGATGGAGAACAGCAGTCAGCAGCCATGTCAGA TCTGGAGCTTGCCAAGAAgctacaagaagaagaagatgcgaGAGCGCAGCAGTTGTATGCTCAGcagttacaacaacaacaacaacagcagcagcagagacaacaacaacaacaagctgcGGGTGCTGCCCAACCCCAACCCTTACCCACCCCGGCCCAGGCCCAGCCCATACCCGCCGGTCAACCACCCAGGAAGAAAGAG GCACCGTCACAACCTAAACCTCCGACCCCTCCTCAACCATCTCAGCCGGTCTCCACAGGGGGGCAACCCCCTGCTGCACCCAAGAAGAAAGAG GATAAGTGTACGATTCTATGA